TCCGTGCATTTTCGACCGGAAGAAAAGCCGTTTCTGCAGCGAGTGGAAGAATGGCTGGAACGGGCAACCCGGCAGCATCGAATCGAAGTCACACATTTTTTGAACCCAAGACAAGCAAATATCCTGCAGATTGTCGGCAGAACCGTCGGCGATGCAAATATCGGCACGTTTGGCGGGCCTGTCTTTGCCGAGCGGGTGCGTGCCGTGATTGTTCCTTCCTATTCTCAACCGGAGCTTGCCGATGCGCGCTTGGCTGCGATTCGCATGCATGTTGCAGGGAACGGCAAAATGCTTGGTCATGGGGATTATCTTGGAGCATTGCTTGGGGCAGGTATCGTCCGCGAAAAAATCGGCGACATTTATGTGCGGGAAGACGGCTGCGACGTGATCGTTGCGGAAGAGCTCGTCGCCTACTTTTTGCAGCAGATGTCGGGCGTGGGGCGGTTTCCCGTGGAATTGGCGCAAATTCCACTGAGCCAGGTGCTGGCGAAAGAACCAGAAACCGATACACGCACCGTAACGGTCGCTTCGATGCGGCTTGA
Above is a window of Fodinisporobacter ferrooxydans DNA encoding:
- a CDS encoding RNA-binding protein; protein product: MLERISVHFRPEEKPFLQRVEEWLERATRQHRIEVTHFLNPRQANILQIVGRTVGDANIGTFGGPVFAERVRAVIVPSYSQPELADARLAAIRMHVAGNGKMLGHGDYLGALLGAGIVREKIGDIYVREDGCDVIVAEELVAYFLQQMSGVGRFPVELAQIPLSQVLAKEPETDTRTVTVASMRLDAVASEGFRISRGKMAETIRSGACQLNWQVTTDPSQDVFAGDVISVRGLGRMRILELGEQRSKKGRLFVTIGNYV